The window ATGTGCGCGCCATGCCGGGGCGGATAAAGACCCGTGAAGATCGAAGCGTGGGTGGGCAGGGACCAAGGTGCGTTGGCGACGCTGCGCAGCGGCGGCAACCCGTATTCGCGAAAGAAATTTTCGAGTGCGGGCATGGTGTCCCGCGAATACCCATAGGCGGCGAGGTGGTCTGCGCGCACCGTGTCCAGCACGATGAGTACGACGGGCGGCGGTGCGCTGGTGCCCGCGCGAACGCCGGCCGGGGTCAGGCTCTCGATCTTCTCGATCTCGACAAACCCAGCCAGGAAAGCCGGCGAAAGCGCAAACGCGACAACGACGAGGGAAGTCCCGGTGCTGGGCAGACGCGATAAGGCCGCAACTCGCCCCGCCCCAACAACGATCGCCGCTCCGCTCAGACCGACCAGGCCGAGCACCGCCACAGTTGCAAGATCGATGTTCGAGACGCCGCGAAAGTGTTCGAGTTGGAACCACAACAGTGCAGCACCCAGAAATGATCCGATGGGAGCCGCAACCAACGGCGCGGCGCCGGATCGCATGAGACGAGCCATGATTGCGCTTCCCACAATCACGATCGCAAAGATGACAACCAGCGTGAGTGATCCCGCACGAGACCCAATACGCGGTACCAGCGCGAACGCAGCCGGGCTCACCAACAAGACCGCGGCCCAGGCCGCCAGGCTCTTGCGGGTGATGATCGCAGTCACAACACAGTAAAGAAGAATGGCCGCGCCATTCGCAGCGATCAGTGAAACTGGAATGGGCGCATCGGCGACGCGAAAGAAGGGGACCTGGGCGGCTAGCGCCAGCGCCGAGGCGGCCAGGCTAGCTACGATTCGGGCCCGAACATCCGCCGCGAAATCCAGCTGCATCGGGAGGCTCCATTCGGAGATCCAAGGATCGCCACGAGATCATTCCCAGAGCACCCTTCAGTTCCACGCAGCTAATCGGCAGCTTGCTTCTCTAAATCAAGCAGGCCTCACATTAAATCGAGCCGGCTTGGAGCCGCGAAAACTTGGAGACTCAGGAGATTGCGACCGGTGTGTAATCTTCTCATGGCAAGAAACACGCGAGCAGGTGCACGATGTAGGAATGGCTTGCCTTGGCAATGGCAAGCTGATGGAAAGCTCGCCTCGAGCCAACTCCGAAGCAGATTGTCCGGTTGGCGTTGTCAGAGATGCCGGAATCGGCGACCCTGATGGCCTCGATGGCAGGAGGGGATCCGATGCAGATCTCCAACTCTCGTACCGTGCGGGTGGACCGACGACGAACCAATCGAGTTCTCATCGTAACGGTCTTGGCGACGCTAGCCTACGGCTGCGCCACGAAGGCAATCCTGCAGGTTGAGCGCGACCCCGCGGCGGACTTCTCGCAGTACTCGACCTGGAGTTGGTTCCCAATCCCCAGCGACGACGACCGAGATCGCAGCGAGAGCGAGCGCGAACTCAGCCGCCTCGTTTGGGAGCAAATCGTTCGGGAGTTCGCCAAGCGCGGCTTCCACTACCAAAGGCAGGGCGCAGACCTGGGCGTCGGCGCACGGTTGAGGGTGGGAAGAGAGAAGCACGTGATCAGTCAGATCCAAGCGATCGAAACCTTGAACAGCCTTCACACTTCGCCTTCGTATGAAATTCAGGCCACAAACCATGAGGTCAAGTTCTACGAGCGCGGTCGGCTTACGATACGCGTGACCGAGCTACGTCGGAACCAGGAAGTGTGGCGAGGAGAGTATACGGATACGCCTCGCGAAATATTCGCACCCCATGCGAAGGAAGCGGTCACCATCACCCTCGAGAGCTTCCCTGGCATCTCGAAGGGAAGCGATCCCGCACCCCATTGAAGAAACAAGGGGTTGGTAGTTCATCGGGATATTTCACGAATCTTCGAGCCACTGAAACGCGAGTAAACTGGCTTCTTTGGATTCGAGAATATCGAGCGCGACCGAGTCCAGTTCAGATCACCACAGAAGACTCGACAAATACTGCTAAAGCGGGTCGCGGCCCTTTCCGATCGACACGCAAACCTGCGCTTCAATTGCGCAGTCCTTGCAGCATGGAGAGACCTTCTCGGGAGTGAACTCAGCCTCGAGAGCATGCGGGTAGTGAAAAAACGAGGATGGCGTGACGTCCAAGAATCGATACGGAGTCGTGAACGTAGTTTGGGGGACGGAATTCACTCGTCTGATGGCGGATGTCACGCTTCCCACCAATCTCTCCGACGGCAACTTGCCGGCGCTATCGCGAGCAGCCGACGTGAACCACATTCACTGTACGCGAGAGTCCGAAGTCATGCTTCGCGACTCCGCAATCTTTCCGAAACTCGCCGACACGGTCGCGGTTGAATTCCATACGATCGAAAGCGAGGATTTTTTCGGTTCCAGAAGTCAGCACGCACTGCTGACGGATCGTCATCGGCACGCCGTCGCGATTGCCCAGCGCCGAGATGAAATACTTATTATTCTTGCACCCGATGCCATCTGGAGTGATGGAAGTTTCCTCCGCATGCACGAGCTTGCACATGACGGCGCACGCACCGTCATGATGGCTGTTCCCCGTGCCACCAAGTCGTCTTTTCTGACGGCTCTCGAGACGAAATTTCCAGAGGACATCAGCTCGGGTGTGACGCTCGACAATCGCACAATAATGCGGTTGCTACTCGAGAATCTTCACATCTGTGCCAACAACCACATTTGGCGCGAAGAGCGACTCACCTCCTGGCCTTCGCAACTTCTCTGGCGCGTGGGGCGAGAAGGATTGCTGGTTCGAGCATTTCACCTCCACCCCGTCTTGATTCGCCCCACATTATGGGATGGCGCGATGCCCGGCACCATCGACGGCGAGTACGTGGCGAACGC of the Myxococcales bacterium genome contains:
- a CDS encoding DUF4136 domain-containing protein, coding for MQISNSRTVRVDRRRTNRVLIVTVLATLAYGCATKAILQVERDPAADFSQYSTWSWFPIPSDDDRDRSESERELSRLVWEQIVREFAKRGFHYQRQGADLGVGARLRVGREKHVISQIQAIETLNSLHTSPSYEIQATNHEVKFYERGRLTIRVTELRRNQEVWRGEYTDTPREIFAPHAKEAVTITLESFPGISKGSDPAPH